The sequence below is a genomic window from Laspinema palackyanum D2c.
TACATTTCCATCCGGTTTAGCCATACTCAAAAAATCATCCCATCACAGATTGGGAACCGAGTCCAGAAAAGTCTTGAGAATTTAGAACTCAAAATTCTAAATTCTAAATCCTCAACTGCTTAAGCCTCCTCTGCCTCAATAATGCGCTGGAACAGATATCCCGTTCCCCTCGCCGTCAAAATCAGCTCCGGATTACTCGGATCATCCTCTAGCTTCGCCCTTAAACGAGAAATATGCACATCCACCACCCGAGTATCCACATGGCGTTCAGGGGTGTATCCCCACACCTCTTGCAAAATTTCTGAGCGCGAAAACGGGTCCCCGGATTTACTCACCAACAGTTCCAACAAGCTAAACTCCATGCCGGTTAGACGAATGCGATCGTCTCCCTTATAAACCTGGCGCTTATTCGTGTCTATTCGGATATTCGCCACATGAATGACGCCCGAGCTGGGAATACCAGAAGCACCCGTTTTCTCAACTCGCCGTAGTACCGAACGGATCCGGGCTTCAAGTTCCTTGGGTGAAAACGGCTTGACCACATAATCATCGGCTCCCAACTCCAATCCCGTGATGCGATCGGCCACATCCCCCAGGGCTGTTAGCATGATGATAGGGACGTCAGATTCCTTTCTCAACTCTTGACAGACGCCATAGCCATCTAGCTTCGGCATCATCACGTCCAGTACCACTAGGTCTGGATTTTCCGTCCGAAAGGTTTCTAGTGCTTCTTCCCCGTCTGCCGCTGTGACTACATCGTAGCCAATCATGGAAAGCCGTGTTTCCAAAATTCGACGAATACTGGCTTCGTCATCGACTACGAGTATTTTTTCCTTATGGTTTTCCAAGATACTCAAGGCTCCTTAAGCGTCTTATCTAATCTTTAATTTTTAATACTGTACCATTTGGATTGTCTTGCTCTTAGCCAGCAGAGTAATCTGACGGCTCCCGACCAATTCATCGATCGCATCGCATTTTTTGCCTCCACTCATTACTCAGGGTCAATATCAAGAACGAATGCCTAAGCAGCGAACTCAATATATTTGTGACGAGTGCGGAGCCGAATTTCCCCAATGGTTTGGCAAGTGTCCCGCCTGCGATACTTACGGCTCTCTAACCGAGCAAGTGATTCCGGCAACTTCTAGCAACCCGTCCCGGCCTAGTTTAAGTGGAAATTCTTGGATGCGGGAGGGCGGGGGAGATCAAAACAAATCCGAGGGACAGCCGCGATCGTCGTTTAAATTATCTCAGATTGCTGAACAGAGCATCGCTCGGTGTTCTTCGGGATATGGAGAGATGGATCGGGTCCTCGGAGGTGGCATTGTCCCGGGCTCCTTGGTCTTGATTGGTGGAGAGCCAGGAATTGGCAAATCCACCTTGCTGCTGCAAGTGGCGAGTAATCTGGCCCTAGACCATCGGATCCTTTATGTTTCGGGGGAGGAGTCTGGACTGCAAGTCAAATTGCGTGCTCAGCGCTTAATCAGCGGAGTGGACAATGGAGTGCTGGAGGAGGAGACCCCACCACAACTTCCGGCGATCGCCGATGAGATGATAGAGATAGAAGAATTTAATCGCAACGAAGAAGAACGGCTCACCCTCTCGGCTGCTCTCCCCCAAAATCCCTTTGGACCTGACTTAGGACCAGAACCCTTGCGAGAAAACGACAATCAACTGACGGAACAGCTAGAGGAGACAGAACCCCTAGAGGAAACCCAGGCGACCCTCGAAACGCCCTCTGAACCCGTAAAACAAACTGCCACGGCTCAATCCCAAGAAGAACCCCGCTTTTATTTATTGCCGGAAACGGACCTTGAAGAAATACTGCGGGAACTGGAATCGCTGAAACCCTATTTAGCGGTGATTGACAGTATTCAGACGATTTACTTTCCCTCTCTGACTTCCGCACCGGGATCCGTCGCTCAGGTCCGAGAATGTACTTCGGCGCTGATGCAGGTTGCCAAGCGAGAAAATATTACTTTATTTATTGTCGGTCACGTCACGAAAGAAGGGGGGATTGCGGGACCCAGGGTTTTGGAACATTTAGTGGATACGGTGCTGTTTTTTGAAGGCGATCGCTTTGCCAGTCACCGTCTGTTGCGTTCCATGAAAAATCGATTTGGTGCCACCCATGAAATCGGTGTTTTTGAGATGGTGGCGAATGGACTCAAAGAAGTGGCTAACCCGTCTGAGCTGTTTATCGGCAGTCGGGAGGAATTTTCCTCCGGTTCTTCTACAATTGTGGCTTGTGAAGGCACTCGTCCGATTGTGGTGGAGTTGCAGGCATTAGTCAGTCCCGCCAGTTTTGGGTCCCCGCGTCGTGCTACCACGGGGATAGACAGTAACCGACTGGTGCAAATTTTAGCGGTTTTAGAAAAACGAGTGGGGGTCCCCCTGTCTAAGTTGGATACTTATGTTAGTTCTGTCGGGGGTTTGAACGTCAGCGAACCGGCGGCGGATTTGGGGGTGGCGATCGCCGTAGTGGCGTCTTTTCGCGATCGCATTGTCGATCCCCATACGGTGATTATTGGAGAAGTTGGGCTAGGGGGTCAAGTTCGTCCGGTGTCTCAATTAGAATTGCGCCTGCGAGAAGCAGCGAAACTGGGATTCAAACGGGCGATCGTTCCCCACGGCCAAAATCCTCCTGACTTGGGATTGGAGGTTATTTCTGTCTCTAAAGTGCTCGACGCTATCATTGAAGCCATTCCGGGTCCAGCGAATCAAGCCTTTGCTGAAACTCCCAATTCCGAGGAGTCTAGTACCCTCGTGGCGGGTGAGACCAACGTTGACAACTTTGTAAATGAGTTTGACGATGATTTTGATGATGACTTTGATTCGGAAAATCCCGTTTTTTAATCCAGGAGGTGGCCCAAAATGGCGGTTGGATTAAAGACCCAAGGCGATCGTCAACCCTGACAGGAGAGATGGGGCGATCGCCAACCGTCAAATCTTCTGCTCTATCTTTCATCCTAGGGTGGCAGTGCCGAAACCTTAACGACCATTCCATCGCTTATCCCTAAACGCGATCGCCCGAGCCACCTTTCCCGAATCTTTAAATAGGGGTAAATCGTTCAGTTGAGCGAAATCGTGAATGACTTGGATGGCAAAACCTTGAGTAATAGCAACAAATCCGTGCTAGACGAACTAAGCGCCTTAATCTGGGGAACCTCTTTATTTGGAGGTAAAATTACTGGTGCTTTAAATTCTGGGATTTTAGGCCAGCTTTCCCTTGCTCAATTAAGCCATTTATTTATCATTTGGCGGAATGCTACATTTCTCCCCCAAAATTCTCGCGTGCGGCTGATATTCATCGAAGCGCTGATTAAGGGGATTATCGTAGCCCTCCACCCCTCTCAGTTTCACCAAACTGACTTGTTTGCCCCTGCTCATCCAATCAAAGGCTCAGAGTACAGTCAAATTCAGGCATGGCTAAAACGTCGGGTTACCGCTTTACGGCAAGAAGCATTTGACAGTTATGAAAGCAAATGTTGGCTAAAAAATATTATCCAGAGTCCCGTGCTTTGTGGGAGTGCCGAAGAAATCTTGAGTTTGGACATCCGGACTCGGAGTCACGAGCTTCAAGGCCTCAAAAAACAGATTGAAACTGAACTTTATATTGATGCTTTGCCCGAAAGAATCAGGAATGATTTTCGCTCCGATTGGTTGCCGTCGGTGAGTTTAATTTTGTCCGAAACTCTTCAAAAAAATCAACTTTTAGCAGATTTTTTGGAAGATGAAACGGAAAATTTTGCCGCTTTTCAATGGGATGTCCTTTCTACTACTGAAGATGTCAAAGGGGTTATTAATCAAATTAAAAATATATTGGGGCATCCTCAAAATTATTTAAGCTTTATTCAAATTGTTAATTTTGACAGCGAAGCTATTTCTCAAGAGATTCAAAAATTAGACAATAAAGATTCAGGTTTATCCAGTCTAATAGAAGATGTTTCAAAAACCAATAGTCAACGGATTTCCCTGACAGATTCTAAAGTAGAAAAAGTTTTAGAACTGTTAGAAAATAGTCAGGAATTTGAAGGCTCAACCTCTAAACAAGAAAGAGTAGAAGAAGATCTGACAAATCCACCTAATTTTTCGCCGAGCCGTTTTTCTCCTGAGAGAAAACGGGTCCCTGTAGCATCGGTGGTGCTGACAGGACTCCCGGTTCCCCGTGCAGAATCCAGTTTGAATGCAATGCGCCCAATTTGGCGATGTGTCAATACTCTGAGCGGTCATTCGGACTCCGTGGTATCTGTGGCATTTGGTCAGCAAAATGGTGGCCCGGAACGGCGATCGCCTTATTTAGTAGTCAGTGGGAGTTGGGATAAAAGCATCAATATTTGGCAATTAAAAAATTTGGAACAATCTCAGGGATTACCCGATAGCATCACCGATAATTCAGCCTCCATTTATTCGGTGGCGATTAGTCCCGATCGCCAGTTTTTAGCCACAGGTTGTGCCGATTCCACCGTTCGACTCTGGCATCTCCCAACCAATCGGCGGCTGCATATTTTAACGGGTCATTCTGTCCCCATTTATTCCGTTGCCTTTAGTCCAAATGGAGAAATTTTGGCCTCCGGTAGTGGAGACCAAACCATCAAGCTTTGGCAGGTTTCTACTGGAGAATTACTCGGCACTCTCATCGGACATTCTAGCTTTGTCTATTCAGTCACCTTTAGTCCGGACGGGGAGCTTTTAGTCAGCGGAAGTACAGACAAAACCATTAAAATTTGGCAATTAAAAACCCAAAAATTAGTCCGGACCTTGATGGGGAATTCCCCCGTCACTTCCGTTGCTTTAAGTCCCAACAGTCACGTTTTAGCCAGTGCCAGTCGGGATGAAACCATTAAACTCTGGCAAATCCAGGGCAGTGCTTCTGACGGAGGGACCAGAGCCGCCCCGACCCGGACCTTGCGGGGTCACACCGCTGAAGTGCTTTGCGTAGCCATTAGCCCTCGATCGCCCGTATTAGCCAGTGGTTCTCATGATAAAACCATTAAGCTATGGCATTTAGAAACCGGCGAATTGATTGGCACCCTCACCGGCCATTTTGATTCCGTCAATGCCGTTGCCTTCAGTTCCGATGGTCATTTCCTCGCCAGTGGCTCTCATGACAAAACCGTGAAGATTTGGCGACCTTTTTATTAATTATTCAGCCTTGACAAACTCTAAATAAGATCGAGTTAACTCTTGAACTGCTAAATCATACAATTGCTTTCCATGTTCAGGGGTGGCTAAAGCTGGATTAGAACCCATTCTGCCATCGGGATATTTGCGGCGAAAATCTACCGCACCATAAATCGGATAACCGGAAGCTACCTGTTTGGATAAGGGAGCGGTTTTAATCGATTCAGGATAAACATACTGGGTGAGCGCAACTTCGCTAGGAGTAGCATGAGAACCTTCTTCATTCCCATATAATTCTTTAGCAAGTTTATAAACTGAACTGCAAGTAAACCAATTGGCAATTTGGCACTGGATAGAGTCGCCATTGGGGAGGTTTAAACCCCCGATGGTATGATAGCTTTCCGAAAAGGCTGCTTTGAGGGTGGCGATATTTCCGCCATGTCCATTAATAAAGAAAAATTTGGTAAATCCCGCCTGAGCTAAACTGGTGAGATAGTCCTGAATCACCAGAATTAAGGTACTGGGACGGAGGCTGATGGTGCCGGGAAAAGCGGTATGATGCAACGCCATTCCTACATTAATCGTGGGACCTACGACAGCCTGGGTTGCTTCCCCAACTCCTCGGGCGATCGCCTCGGCACAAATCGCATCGGTGCCAATTAATCCCGTAGGGCCATGTTGTTCCGTCGAACCAATGGGTAGAATGATTCCACTGTGTTCCTTGAGATAGGCTTCGACTTCAGGCCAGGTACTTAAGTGCAGTAACATCTAGGGTGCTGGTTCAAGTGATAAAAGTGCGCGTTAAATGGATTCGATGGGATTTCAACCGGAGTTGCCATCAAGCCTGGATATTCTACCATTTTTAGGGGTAAATAGCGGCGTAAAAAAGTGGCGATCGCCCCTTTAACCTTCAATCGGTAAATTTGGATACCCTGACCGAAACACTTTTCATGGCCGTTTTGTTGTAACAATGGAAATGATATTAATCACAACAATCATTAATCATGTTTTCTGTGGAAGCAACCAAAACCCTTCCTAGGGCAGAATTCAGCAAAAATCATCGGATTTTAGTCGTAGAAGATGAAGACCTGATTCGGGAAATGCTGGTTTTAGCCTTAGAGGAGGAAGGTTACGAAGTCAGCATTGCCGCAGATGGGCAGAGCGCCCTCAACAGTTTGTATCGAGCCGAACCCGTCTCAACGGATTTTCCCTTTGACTTAATTGTTTTAGATATCATGCTCCCCCAAGTCAACGGACTAGATTTGTGTCGCCTCCTCCGTCAACAAGGGAACCCCGTGCCGATTTTGATTTTGAGTGCCAAAGGCAGTGAAACGGACCGGGTATTAGGGTTAGAAGTAGGGGCAGATGACTACCTCACCAAACCCTTCAGCATGAGGGAGTTTATTGCGCGATGTCGCGCTTTGTTCCGTCGTCAACGTCTGAATGGGTTAATGGATCCACAAGTCTTGCGATTTGGAGAGATTACGTTATATCCCCAGGAATGTCGAGTCATGGTCTCCACGGAAGAGGTTAACTTATCTCCGAAAGAATTTCGCCTGATTGAGTTATTTATGAGCTATCCCCGGCGGGTGTGGTCCCGGGATCAGTTACTCGATCGCGTCTGGGGTCCGGATTTTGTCGGAGATAGTAAAACCGTTGATGTTCATATCCGATGGTTGCGCGAAAAATTAGAGCGGGATCCCTCCCAACCCGAGTACATCATTACCGTTAGGGGATTTGGGTATCGGTTAGGTTAAAAGCGGCGATCGCTTCTACTGCCTCCTGGGGTTACCTCTGGCGACCATCCCCCAATTGCTTATATCATGAGACGAAGAGCGTTAGAAATCTTTTCAAAGTCCCTCTCCTCTGAGGAGAGGGATTTAGGGAGAGGTTCCGATCGCCGAAGTTGATCCCCAATCATCAACGACTAGAGCTTGCTGGATTCATAATGGCTGAACCCGATGGCGCTGTGGGGTCAATCACTTTCAGCAAAAGCGCTCTATATTGAGGAAGCGAAATGGCTATCGTCGCATTTTTCTTGGGCCTAGCTGTGGGAATTGGATTTTGGCTGTGCCAGCAGTTTTGGATGCGCCAGCAGTTACAGCAATGGTTGGGGGGCTTGCCGATCGATTCCTTTGGCTTATATATGCCAATCATGTCTCGATTGCGGAGAGTGATCGCTTGGATGAAACAAGAGCGACAACAGTTAGAGGCCCAGGTAGAAGAGGGACGGCAATTATTACAAGTTGCTCCCGTCGGGTATCTCCAGGTTGATGAAGAAAACCAATTAGTCTGGTGCAATTCCCAAGCGCAGGAGATCCTCCAGATTCAGAAGTGGGAACCGAGTTCCCCCCGTTTATTACTGAAGTTCGTGCGTTCTTATGAATTGGATCAGCTCATTGACAATACTCGACAACAGCAAAAAGCGCAGATGCGAGAGTGGGTGTTTCATCCCGCTTGTCAAAATGGGTCAGAAATGGGCAAAACGCGATCGCTCACCTTACGCGGCTATAGTTGGCCCTTGCGCGAGGGACAAGTCGGAGTATTTTTAGAAAATCGCCAACCCCTAGTCACCCTGGCGCAAAACCGCGATCGCTGGATGAACGATTTAGCCCACGAACTAAAAACTCCCCTCACCAGTATTAGCTTAGTGGCTGAAGCCTTACAAGGCCGGTTAGAGCCTCCCTGGAGTCAGAGAGTTGAGCGGTTATCGGGAGAAACAAATCGGCTGATTAAACTGGTTCAAGACTGGCTCGAACTGACTCATTTGGAAGTAGATCCCGGGGATAAACTGGTGATCAAATCCGTGGAACTCTGTGCCTTGATTCAGTCGGTCTGGCAAACCCTAGAACCATTAGCCCGTCAGAAACAGATTAATTTTGAGTATTCTGGACCGGAACAGGTAAGGATAGAAGCCGATGAGTCCAAACTCTACCGAGTCTTTTTGAATATCCTCGATAATAGTATTCGGTACAGTTCCCCCCAGGGAAAAATTCAAGCCATAATCGCAACTGAGATTTTGGGCGAGCGTAGCCCTCATCGCCAGCCAACCTGGGAACGAGAAATTGTCCAAATTGATATGATCGATTCAGGATCGGGCTTTAGTCCGTCGGATATCCCTTATATCTTCGATCGCCTCTACCGAGGGGACCCAGCCCGCGCGAGACAGTCCCTTGACCCGACTCAAAGCCAGGGGAAAGCCTATTCCACCAGTCCCGGATCGGGTCTAGGGTTGGCGATCGCCGAACAAATCATCACAGCCCACGGAGGCACCATTAAAGCCAGCAATCATCCTGACACCGGGGGAGCTTGGTTGCAACTGCGACTCCCCTGCGATTCTCGTTCCGATCGCGAAGCGTCTCGGAACGTTCTCCATCCCAACCCCTAAAATTCTGTGTCCCCAACTGCCATCCGGTCAAACGTATCCCCTAATACCGTTTTTAGAACCCGTTTTGTCAAATTATTAACCATTTGTAGAGTTATTTTTAAACCCAATGGCTAGTCAAGCCGGACTCTCTGCTTCGTCCTATAGTAAAAATTCTAGATTGACTCATTTTAGGCGGAAAGTAAAACGCTTAGAGCGCGATATCTTGCGGATGGGTGCCTTAGTGGAAAATTCTTTCCGGCTAAGTCATCAAGCTTTATTTGCCCGAGATTTGTCCGCTGCCGAAGCAATTCCCTTACTCGACAAACAAATCGATCGCTTTTATCGGCAAATCGAAGCCGAATGTGTCATGCTCATGACCTTGCAAGCCCCCGCCGCAATGGACTCCCGGTTACTCGGGGCCTTTATGCAGCTCGTCCGAGACCTCGAACGAATTGGTGACTATGCTCAAGATATCTCCGAAATTGCCGTTCAACTCTTTCCCTATCCCCCCCATCCCTGTATGGCGGAAATTGAGGAAATGTCCCACCAAGCTAGAGCAATGCTGGCAACCAGTCTCGTCGCCTTAGCCGATCTCGATGCCGAAGTGGGTCAACGGATCAAGCAACTCGACTCGATTGTAGATGATGCTTATCATAACCTTTACCAGATCTTAGCCAATCAGCGCGATATTAAAGGAGTGGTTGAACCGCTGTTATTAATGGCATTACTGATTCGCCATCTTGAACGAATGGCGGATCATGCGACCAATATTGGCCAGCGAGTCTCCTATATCGTC
It includes:
- a CDS encoding sensor histidine kinase, coding for MAIVAFFLGLAVGIGFWLCQQFWMRQQLQQWLGGLPIDSFGLYMPIMSRLRRVIAWMKQERQQLEAQVEEGRQLLQVAPVGYLQVDEENQLVWCNSQAQEILQIQKWEPSSPRLLLKFVRSYELDQLIDNTRQQQKAQMREWVFHPACQNGSEMGKTRSLTLRGYSWPLREGQVGVFLENRQPLVTLAQNRDRWMNDLAHELKTPLTSISLVAEALQGRLEPPWSQRVERLSGETNRLIKLVQDWLELTHLEVDPGDKLVIKSVELCALIQSVWQTLEPLARQKQINFEYSGPEQVRIEADESKLYRVFLNILDNSIRYSSPQGKIQAIIATEILGERSPHRQPTWEREIVQIDMIDSGSGFSPSDIPYIFDRLYRGDPARARQSLDPTQSQGKAYSTSPGSGLGLAIAEQIITAHGGTIKASNHPDTGGAWLQLRLPCDSRSDREASRNVLHPNP
- the radA gene encoding DNA repair protein RadA — its product is MPKQRTQYICDECGAEFPQWFGKCPACDTYGSLTEQVIPATSSNPSRPSLSGNSWMREGGGDQNKSEGQPRSSFKLSQIAEQSIARCSSGYGEMDRVLGGGIVPGSLVLIGGEPGIGKSTLLLQVASNLALDHRILYVSGEESGLQVKLRAQRLISGVDNGVLEEETPPQLPAIADEMIEIEEFNRNEEERLTLSAALPQNPFGPDLGPEPLRENDNQLTEQLEETEPLEETQATLETPSEPVKQTATAQSQEEPRFYLLPETDLEEILRELESLKPYLAVIDSIQTIYFPSLTSAPGSVAQVRECTSALMQVAKRENITLFIVGHVTKEGGIAGPRVLEHLVDTVLFFEGDRFASHRLLRSMKNRFGATHEIGVFEMVANGLKEVANPSELFIGSREEFSSGSSTIVACEGTRPIVVELQALVSPASFGSPRRATTGIDSNRLVQILAVLEKRVGVPLSKLDTYVSSVGGLNVSEPAADLGVAIAVVASFRDRIVDPHTVIIGEVGLGGQVRPVSQLELRLREAAKLGFKRAIVPHGQNPPDLGLEVISVSKVLDAIIEAIPGPANQAFAETPNSEESSTLVAGETNVDNFVNEFDDDFDDDFDSENPVF
- a CDS encoding creatininase family protein; its protein translation is MLLHLSTWPEVEAYLKEHSGIILPIGSTEQHGPTGLIGTDAICAEAIARGVGEATQAVVGPTINVGMALHHTAFPGTISLRPSTLILVIQDYLTSLAQAGFTKFFFINGHGGNIATLKAAFSESYHTIGGLNLPNGDSIQCQIANWFTCSSVYKLAKELYGNEEGSHATPSEVALTQYVYPESIKTAPLSKQVASGYPIYGAVDFRRKYPDGRMGSNPALATPEHGKQLYDLAVQELTRSYLEFVKAE
- a CDS encoding response regulator transcription factor — protein: MFSVEATKTLPRAEFSKNHRILVVEDEDLIREMLVLALEEEGYEVSIAADGQSALNSLYRAEPVSTDFPFDLIVLDIMLPQVNGLDLCRLLRQQGNPVPILILSAKGSETDRVLGLEVGADDYLTKPFSMREFIARCRALFRRQRLNGLMDPQVLRFGEITLYPQECRVMVSTEEVNLSPKEFRLIELFMSYPRRVWSRDQLLDRVWGPDFVGDSKTVDVHIRWLREKLERDPSQPEYIITVRGFGYRLG
- the phoU gene encoding phosphate signaling complex protein PhoU, coding for MASQAGLSASSYSKNSRLTHFRRKVKRLERDILRMGALVENSFRLSHQALFARDLSAAEAIPLLDKQIDRFYRQIEAECVMLMTLQAPAAMDSRLLGAFMQLVRDLERIGDYAQDISEIAVQLFPYPPHPCMAEIEEMSHQARAMLATSLVALADLDAEVGQRIKQLDSIVDDAYHNLYQILANQRDIKGVVEPLLLMALLIRHLERMADHATNIGQRVSYIVTGHR
- the rpaB gene encoding response regulator transcription factor RpaB, with translation MENHKEKILVVDDEASIRRILETRLSMIGYDVVTAADGEEALETFRTENPDLVVLDVMMPKLDGYGVCQELRKESDVPIIMLTALGDVADRITGLELGADDYVVKPFSPKELEARIRSVLRRVEKTGASGIPSSGVIHVANIRIDTNKRQVYKGDDRIRLTGMEFSLLELLVSKSGDPFSRSEILQEVWGYTPERHVDTRVVDVHISRLRAKLEDDPSNPELILTARGTGYLFQRIIEAEEA
- a CDS encoding WD40 repeat domain-containing protein, whose product is MSEIVNDLDGKTLSNSNKSVLDELSALIWGTSLFGGKITGALNSGILGQLSLAQLSHLFIIWRNATFLPQNSRVRLIFIEALIKGIIVALHPSQFHQTDLFAPAHPIKGSEYSQIQAWLKRRVTALRQEAFDSYESKCWLKNIIQSPVLCGSAEEILSLDIRTRSHELQGLKKQIETELYIDALPERIRNDFRSDWLPSVSLILSETLQKNQLLADFLEDETENFAAFQWDVLSTTEDVKGVINQIKNILGHPQNYLSFIQIVNFDSEAISQEIQKLDNKDSGLSSLIEDVSKTNSQRISLTDSKVEKVLELLENSQEFEGSTSKQERVEEDLTNPPNFSPSRFSPERKRVPVASVVLTGLPVPRAESSLNAMRPIWRCVNTLSGHSDSVVSVAFGQQNGGPERRSPYLVVSGSWDKSINIWQLKNLEQSQGLPDSITDNSASIYSVAISPDRQFLATGCADSTVRLWHLPTNRRLHILTGHSVPIYSVAFSPNGEILASGSGDQTIKLWQVSTGELLGTLIGHSSFVYSVTFSPDGELLVSGSTDKTIKIWQLKTQKLVRTLMGNSPVTSVALSPNSHVLASASRDETIKLWQIQGSASDGGTRAAPTRTLRGHTAEVLCVAISPRSPVLASGSHDKTIKLWHLETGELIGTLTGHFDSVNAVAFSSDGHFLASGSHDKTVKIWRPFY